A part of Halodesulfovibrio marinisediminis DSM 17456 genomic DNA contains:
- the hmcF gene encoding sulfate respiration complex iron-sulfur protein HmcF — protein sequence MPQGTFCNTTPINSEEELKALLGDKGGAQYYEEMKELDVDSDAIAKLLENTCQSRIRTWLEICAHCGMCADSCFLYRVNDRDPKQVPAYKIQSTLGELVKKKGKVTNEFMRHCVDVAWSQCTCCNRCGMYCPHGIDMGVMFSYLRGILNSQGFVPWEMKIGSGMHRVYNAQMDVTTEDWIDTCEWMAEEYEEEWPGLEIPIDKEDADIMYTLNAREPKHYPEDLAEAAILFHLAGENWTVPSTGWEQTSLSMFAGDWAACKMQVESVYNAIEKLRPKRVIGTECGHAHRATVIEGPYWAGREDGLPPAPYIHYVEWVAEALRTGKIKIDPEKKIKEPVTLQDSCNYVRNHGLAKATREIMSYIAEDFREMGPNREHNYCCGGGGGFNGIGKYRKERNKALQTKRDQILATGCKLVIAPCHNCWDAIRDLEEEYEIGIRWSFLKPLLIKMAIVPDHLKLPEE from the coding sequence TACTACGAAGAAATGAAAGAGCTTGACGTTGATTCCGACGCCATTGCTAAACTTCTTGAAAACACTTGCCAGTCCCGTATTCGTACCTGGCTTGAAATATGTGCCCACTGTGGCATGTGTGCAGATTCCTGCTTCCTGTACCGCGTAAATGATCGCGATCCTAAACAGGTTCCTGCATACAAAATCCAGTCTACCCTTGGTGAACTGGTTAAGAAAAAAGGTAAAGTGACCAACGAATTCATGCGTCATTGCGTGGACGTTGCATGGTCCCAGTGCACCTGTTGTAACCGCTGTGGCATGTACTGCCCGCACGGCATCGACATGGGGGTAATGTTCAGCTACCTGCGCGGTATTCTTAACTCTCAGGGTTTTGTACCTTGGGAAATGAAAATCGGCTCCGGTATGCACCGTGTGTACAACGCACAGATGGACGTTACTACCGAAGACTGGATCGATACCTGTGAATGGATGGCTGAAGAGTATGAAGAAGAGTGGCCAGGTCTGGAAATTCCTATCGATAAGGAAGATGCAGACATCATGTACACTCTGAACGCTCGTGAGCCTAAGCACTACCCTGAAGACCTTGCAGAAGCAGCTATCCTGTTCCACCTTGCTGGCGAAAACTGGACTGTGCCAAGCACAGGCTGGGAGCAGACCTCCCTTTCCATGTTCGCAGGTGACTGGGCAGCATGTAAAATGCAGGTTGAATCCGTATACAACGCTATCGAAAAACTTCGTCCTAAGCGTGTTATCGGTACCGAATGTGGTCACGCTCACCGTGCAACCGTAATCGAAGGTCCTTACTGGGCTGGTCGTGAAGACGGTCTGCCACCTGCACCATACATTCACTACGTTGAGTGGGTTGCAGAAGCACTCCGCACCGGTAAAATTAAAATCGACCCAGAGAAAAAGATTAAAGAACCTGTTACACTTCAGGATTCCTGTAACTACGTACGTAACCACGGCTTAGCAAAAGCTACCCGTGAAATTATGAGTTACATTGCTGAAGACTTCCGCGAAATGGGTCCTAACCGCGAACACAACTACTGCTGTGGCGGTGGTGGCGGTTTCAACGGTATTGGTAAGTACCGTAAAGAGCGTAACAAAGCGCTCCAGACCAAACGCGACCAGATTCTTGCTACTGGCTGTAAGCTCGTAATTGCTCCTTGTCACAACTGCTGGGACGCAATCCGCGACCTCGAAGAGGAATACGAAATCGGCATCCGCTGGTCCTTCCTCAAGCCTCTGCTCATTAAAAT